A single region of the Gossypium arboreum isolate Shixiya-1 chromosome 12, ASM2569848v2, whole genome shotgun sequence genome encodes:
- the LOC108479713 gene encoding probable LRR receptor-like serine/threonine-protein kinase RKF3, with the protein MSLLFFFIIFTFSPLCFAQSNTQQQPCPLNFTILRPILPNPRPRLNTSMECHYVRQGLRLVLSDYLKRTDSFYPPLNTAESCWQSYQSLDPTFDMRSSCGFQTDWISQGCMNLTTRADFEALIPNATLSDVVSNCNQSLQGSACASCTRSLANVQALYLTDNSVANVSDCTAYPSIYAAAFANYPGPTDEATASCLFSVDFSTNNNRKSNRLGLILGVLIGVSVGLTVLIGGSWFAYRKYQDSKRKKGKDRIRSLEMGGAGGAGLSSITESTNLIRFTFDDIKEATRNFSRDNIIGKGGYGNVYKGYLPDGSEVAFKRFKNCSAAGDANFTHEVEVIASVRHVNLVALRGYCTTTTTLEGHQRIIVCDLMKNGSLYDHLFGSMERKLSWSMRQKIALGTARGLAYLHYGAQPAIIHRDIKASNILLDDKFEAKVADFGLAKFTPEGMTHLSTRVAGTMGYVAPEYALYGQLTERSDVYSFGVVLLELLSGKKALTMTDDNQPSLVADWAWSLVKSERALDVIEDGMPELGPPEVLEKYVLVAVLCSHPELQCRPTMDQVVKMLETDVSVPSIPERPIPLVAHIDDIEKSISSNGSGHLSGLAGYQIFTCESSHHSGSKEEGTSLGAIE; encoded by the coding sequence ATGTCCCTTCTTTTTTTCTTCATTATCTTCACTTTTTCACCACTATGTTTTGCTCAAAGCAATACCCAACAACAACCATGTCCTTTAAACTTCACTATCCTCCGTCCCATCCTCCCTAACCCCAGGCCTCGTCTCAACACCTCCATGGAATGCCACTATGTTCGTCAGGGTCTCCGCCTTGTCCTTTCCGACTACCTCAAACGCACCGATTCCTTCTACCCTCCTTTAAACACCGCCGAGTCCTGTTGGCAATCTTACCAATCCCTCGACCCCACCTTCGACATGCGTTCCAGTTGTGGTTTCCAGACCGATTGGATCTCTCAAGGTTGCATGAACTTAACCACCAGGGCTGATTTTGAAGCTTTGATCCCCAACGCCACCTTATCCGATGTCGTTTCGAATTGTAACCAGTCGTTGCAGGGCTCGGCTTGTGCTTCTTGTACTCGAAGCTTGGCCAATGTGCAAGCTTTGTACTTGACCGACAATTCAGTAGCAAACGTCTCCGACTGCACCGCTTACCCGTCTATTTACGCGGCTGCTTTCGCTAATTACCCTGGACCAACCGATGAAGCCACCGCCTCTTGTTTATTCTCGGTTGATTTTAGCACAAATAACAATCGTAAAAGTAACAGACTTGGTCTGATTTTGGGTGTTTTGATTGGTGTTAGCGTTGGTTTAACTGTTTTGATTGGTGGGTCTTGGTTTGCTTATAGAAAATACCAGGATTCAAAGAGAAAGAAAGGGAAAGACAGAATCAGGAGCCTCGAGATGGGTGGTGCTGGTGGTGCTGGTTTGTCTTCCATTACTGAGAGTACCAATTTGATTCGCTTTACCTTCGATGACATCAAGGAAGCCACTAGGAATTTCTCGAGAGACAACATTATTGGCAAAGGAGGGTATGGTAATGTGTACAAAGGTTACTTACCTGATGGCTCTGAGGTTGCTTTCAAAAGGTTCAAAAACTGTTCTGCCGCTGGTGATGCCAATTTCACACATGAAGTTGAGGTAATCGCCAGTGTTAGGCATGTGAACCTTGTTGCTTTGAGGGGATATTGTACAACCACCACCACGTTAGAAGGTCACCAAAGGATAATCGTTTGTGATTTAATGAAGAACGGTAGCTTGTACGATCATCTGTTTGGTTCCATGGAAAGGAAACTCAGTTGGTCAATGCGTCAAAAGATTGCACTAGGAACAGCTAGGGGATTGGCTTATTTACATTACGGAGCACAGCCAGCAATCATTCATAGGGATATCAAAGCGAGTAACATACTTCTGGATGATAAGTTTGAGGCCAAGGTAGCTGATTTTGGACTAGCAAAGTTCACACCAGAAGGAATGACACATTTGAGCACCAGAGTAGCTGGAACAATGGGGTATGTTGCCCCTGAATATGCTTTGTATGGTCAATTGACCGAGAGAAGCGATGTGTATAGCTTCGGCGTAGTGCTTCTCGAGTTGTTGAGTGGAAAAAAGGCACTCACGATGACTGATGATAACCAGCCTTCTCTAGTGGCTGATTGGGCATGGTCATTGGTTAAGTCTGAGAGAGCTTTGGATGTTATTGAAGATGGCATGCCGGAGTTAGGGCCACCAGAGGTTCTTGAGAAGTACGTGTTGGTCGCGGTCCTTTGCTCGCATCCGGAGTTACAGTGCCGGCCAACCATGGATCAAGTAGTAAAAATGTTGGAAACAGATGTTTCAGTTCCCTCAATCCCTGAACGACCAATTCCTCTGGTGGCTCATATCGATGACATTGAGAAATCGATAAGCAGTAATGGCTCGGGTCATCTCTCTGGTTTGGCTGGCTATCAAATATTTACTTGTGAAAGCAGTCATCATTCAGGTAGTAAGGAGGAAGGGACAAGTTTAGGCGCTATTGAATAG